One part of the Candidatus Reconcilbacillus cellulovorans genome encodes these proteins:
- a CDS encoding YggT family protein produces the protein MESQLLGLIDLLELIYRYAIIIYILMSWIPAARDSVVGEWLGRLVEPYLAPFRRIIPPIGGMIDISPIVALFALYFLAYGLKEVVAFLIPGGQT, from the coding sequence TTGGAATCCCAGCTGTTGGGCCTGATCGACCTGTTGGAGCTCATTTATCGATACGCGATCATTATCTATATTTTGATGTCGTGGATTCCGGCGGCTCGCGACAGCGTCGTCGGGGAATGGCTCGGCCGGTTGGTGGAACCTTATCTCGCGCCGTTTCGGCGCATCATCCCGCCGATCGGCGGGATGATCGACATTTCGCCGATCGTTGCACTTTTTGCGCTTTACTTTCTTGCTTATGGGTTAAAAGAAGTCGTCGCCTTTCTGATACCGGGAGGGCAGACGTAA
- a CDS encoding lactoylglutathione lyase: MELNGWLGTRAVAQIGIVVRDIEKATKAFARLFGVPAPAWFETEPYETAKTEYRGRPTPARAKLAFFDLGSLQLELIEPDEHPSTWREHLDTCGEGVHHIAFFVEDIAAKTSALERAGMRLLQKGEYPGGRYVYLDGADVVPAVLELLENDGGIGR; this comes from the coding sequence ATGGAATTAAACGGTTGGCTGGGGACGCGCGCCGTCGCCCAGATCGGCATTGTCGTGCGCGACATCGAAAAGGCAACCAAAGCGTTTGCGCGGTTATTCGGCGTACCCGCCCCGGCATGGTTCGAGACAGAGCCGTATGAGACCGCGAAAACCGAATATCGCGGCCGGCCGACGCCCGCGAGGGCGAAACTGGCGTTTTTCGATCTCGGTTCGCTTCAGCTCGAGCTGATCGAGCCCGACGAACATCCGAGCACGTGGCGAGAACATCTGGACACATGCGGCGAAGGCGTACACCACATCGCCTTTTTCGTCGAAGACATCGCGGCGAAGACGAGTGCGCTCGAACGCGCAGGCATGCGGCTACTGCAAAAAGGCGAATATCCCGGCGGTCGTTACGTCTATCTGGACGGTGCGGACGTCGTGCCAGCCGTTCTGGAACTTCTGGAAAACGACGGAGGGATCGGCCGATGA
- a CDS encoding trehalose utilization, with amino-acid sequence MIEIVAFVGDHYHPETSIREALEAALAPETAAGRIALRFEPVDRVDVVLSAEPDVVVLYKENRINPESAEVRTWMTEELAEAVVRFVERGGGWLAWHSGLASYPEDGAYVRMLRGCFVYHPPRPDRVRYRLETDDPFTASLGGAPELSFVDEHYFVRVDEANTSVFLRSSSKDGESVAGWRHVFGSGRVVCLTPAHTQEGLADTRLHRLLAAAVDWCLG; translated from the coding sequence GTGATCGAAATCGTGGCGTTCGTCGGCGACCATTATCATCCGGAAACGTCGATCCGCGAAGCGCTGGAAGCGGCGCTTGCGCCGGAGACCGCGGCCGGACGGATCGCCTTACGGTTCGAACCGGTCGACCGGGTGGATGTCGTACTGTCGGCCGAGCCGGATGTCGTCGTGCTGTACAAGGAAAACCGAATCAATCCCGAAAGCGCGGAAGTCCGGACGTGGATGACGGAAGAACTCGCGGAGGCCGTCGTCCGCTTCGTCGAGCGCGGCGGCGGCTGGCTGGCTTGGCATTCCGGACTCGCTTCCTATCCGGAAGACGGCGCGTACGTGCGTATGTTGCGCGGCTGTTTCGTGTACCATCCGCCGCGTCCTGATCGGGTTCGATACCGGCTCGAAACGGACGATCCGTTTACGGCGTCGTTGGGCGGCGCGCCGGAGTTGTCGTTTGTCGACGAGCATTATTTCGTGCGCGTCGACGAGGCGAACACGTCGGTGTTCTTGCGCTCGTCGTCGAAAGACGGCGAATCGGTCGCGGGCTGGCGACACGTCTTCGGCTCGGGCCGCGTCGTTTGCCTTACGCCCGCCCATACGCAGGAAGGATTGGCCGATACTCGGCTCCACCGGTTGCTGGCGGCCGCGGTCGATTGGTGTTTGGGGTGA
- a CDS encoding sporulation sigma factor SigG: MTRNKVEICGVDTSRLPVLTNAEMQELFVRLQRDGDRSAREQLVNGNLRLVLSVIQRFNNRGEFVDDLFQVGCIGLMKAIDNFDLSQNVRFSTYAVPMIVGEIRRYLRDNNPIRVSRSLRDIAYKALQVRDQLTGTHAREPTIAEISEALNVSREDVVFALDAIQDPVSLFEPIYHDGGDPIYVMDQISDDRQKDHVWIEGIALREAMGKLNEREKKILSLRFFEGKTQMEVAEEIGISQAQVSRLEKAAIQQMKRHVRP, from the coding sequence TTGACCCGAAACAAAGTCGAGATTTGCGGCGTGGACACGTCCCGGCTGCCGGTGTTGACGAACGCCGAAATGCAGGAACTGTTCGTCCGGCTGCAGCGCGACGGTGACCGGTCTGCACGCGAACAACTCGTCAACGGCAATTTGCGGCTGGTCCTGAGCGTCATCCAGCGGTTCAATAACCGCGGTGAATTCGTCGACGATTTGTTTCAGGTCGGATGCATCGGTTTGATGAAGGCGATCGACAATTTCGATCTCAGCCAGAACGTCCGGTTTTCGACATACGCGGTTCCGATGATCGTCGGGGAAATCCGGCGCTATTTGCGCGACAACAATCCGATCCGCGTTTCCCGCAGCCTGCGCGACATCGCCTACAAGGCGCTTCAGGTACGCGACCAGCTGACCGGGACGCACGCGCGCGAGCCGACGATCGCCGAGATTTCCGAGGCGCTGAACGTTTCCCGGGAGGATGTCGTGTTCGCCCTCGACGCCATCCAGGATCCGGTGTCGTTGTTCGAGCCGATCTATCACGACGGAGGCGACCCGATCTATGTGATGGACCAAATCAGCGATGACCGCCAGAAAGATCACGTCTGGATCGAGGGCATCGCGCTGCGCGAAGCGATGGGCAAGCTGAACGAGCGCGAGAAAAAAATTTTGTCGCTTCGCTTTTTCGAAGGCAAGACCCAGATGGAAGTCGCCGAGGAGATCGGTATTTCCCAAGCGCAGGTATCGCGGTTGGAAAAGGCGGCGATCCAGCAGATGAAAAGGCACGTCCGACCGTGA
- a CDS encoding YlmC/YmxH family sporulation protein, with translation MRISDFQAKDVINIVDGKKLGRVADLELDLRQGRIDSIVVPAGGKFFGWFGHAADLVIPWRNIVKIGADVVLVKFDHVRRGEEDHVGGDT, from the coding sequence TTGCGCATTTCCGATTTCCAGGCCAAAGATGTCATCAACATCGTCGACGGCAAAAAACTCGGCCGGGTCGCCGATCTCGAACTGGATCTCCGCCAAGGACGCATCGATTCGATCGTCGTCCCGGCCGGCGGCAAGTTTTTCGGTTGGTTCGGGCATGCGGCCGATCTCGTCATCCCGTGGCGGAACATCGTCAAAATCGGGGCGGACGTCGTGCTGGTCAAGTTCGACCATGTCCGCCGCGGCGAGGAAGACCATGTCGGAGGCGATACTTGA
- a CDS encoding signal peptidase II produces MFTRHSFYYGLALVVFLLDQATKWAISSRLPLYAERPVIDDFFSITHFRNAGAAFGILQNQRAFFLIVTVVVATGVIWYLDKAVRRGRRMLAAALAMLLGGAVGNFVDRALYGEVVDFLQFRFRFEWFGTPVDYTYPVFNLADSAIVVGVGLILLDSLLDRRRETPGGRASPNGEGSAV; encoded by the coding sequence TTGTTCACACGGCATTCCTTCTATTATGGATTGGCGCTTGTCGTTTTCTTGCTGGATCAGGCGACGAAATGGGCGATCTCGAGCCGCCTGCCGCTTTACGCCGAGCGGCCGGTCATCGACGACTTTTTTTCGATTACTCATTTCCGCAACGCCGGCGCGGCATTCGGCATTTTGCAGAACCAGCGGGCCTTTTTTCTGATCGTGACGGTCGTCGTCGCAACCGGCGTGATCTGGTATTTGGACAAGGCGGTGCGGCGTGGAAGGCGGATGCTGGCCGCCGCGCTCGCGATGTTGCTCGGGGGAGCGGTCGGCAATTTCGTCGATCGGGCGTTGTACGGCGAGGTGGTCGATTTTCTGCAGTTCCGGTTCCGGTTCGAATGGTTCGGCACCCCCGTCGACTATACGTATCCCGTGTTCAATCTGGCGGACAGCGCGATCGTCGTCGGCGTCGGGCTGATTTTGCTCGATTCGCTGCTCGACCGGCGGCGGGAGACCCCGGGCGGACGCGCGTCGCCGAACGGGGAAGGGTCGGCCGTATGA
- a CDS encoding isoleucine--tRNA ligase, whose amino-acid sequence MSVDYDRTLNLPQTEFPMRGRLPEAEPKLQAWWEEIALYDRIRAARRGAPKFVLHDGPPYANGDIHIGHALNKILKDFIVRFKTMQGFDAPFVPGWDTHGLPIEQAIANSGKADRKKMGVIEFRDVCKSYALEWVERQKVQFKRLGVLGDWERPYLTLDPKYEARQIRVFGEMARKGYIYRGLKPVYWSPSSESALAEAEIEYRDKESPSIYVVFPVKDGKGVLPDDAGVVIWTTTPWTLPANLGISVHPDYDYAVVEAGGRLYVVAEERLRAVAEAVGWGEGQFRVVAKRRGAELDRVVCRHPFYDRDSLVMVGDHVTMDAGTGCVHTAPGHGEEDFLIGQRYGLGVLCPVDEQGRMTAEAPGFEGLFYEKANGPIIERLAAEGLLLARGTIRHQYPHDWRTKKPVIFRATEQWFASVEAFRSAMLEEIRRIRWTPEWGEIRMHNMIAERGDWCISRQRAWGVPIPIVYCLGCGRPLVSRDVIEHVAAIVEREGSNAWFERPESELVPPGTSCPHCGGTAFRKETDIMDVWFDSGSSHYAVLDGRDDLKWPADLYLEGSDQYRGWFNSSLITAVAVKGRAPYEGILSHGFTLDGEGRKMSKSLGNTVDPNEVCGKLGADILRLWVASVDYRSDVRISNDILAQITEVYRKIRNTLRFFLANLGDFNPRRDRLPYGDLPELDRFALARLARVIERVLTAYDRYEFHLVYQTIHHFCAVDMSSFYLDVAKDRLYVSLPSDPARRACQTVLYEALVAVTKLIAPILPHTAEEVWKYVPEADAESVHLTLFPSARPEWTDDALERRWEAFLDVRDEIYKALEAARKAKTIGHSLGARVDLYPERGVAELLASFDRLDQLLIVSRVVLHGPDEPIPQEAERLRGIAVAVRPAEGEKCARCWVVTPDVGRDPAHPDLCPRCAAIVSAFV is encoded by the coding sequence ATGTCTGTTGATTACGACAGGACGCTGAATCTGCCGCAAACCGAATTTCCGATGCGCGGCCGGCTTCCGGAGGCGGAGCCGAAGCTGCAGGCGTGGTGGGAAGAGATCGCGCTGTACGACCGCATCCGGGCCGCGCGGCGGGGTGCGCCCAAATTCGTACTTCACGATGGCCCGCCTTACGCCAACGGCGACATTCATATCGGCCATGCATTGAACAAAATCCTGAAAGACTTTATCGTCCGCTTCAAAACGATGCAGGGGTTCGACGCGCCGTTCGTGCCGGGGTGGGATACGCACGGCCTGCCGATCGAGCAGGCGATCGCCAACAGCGGCAAGGCGGACCGCAAAAAGATGGGCGTGATCGAGTTCCGCGACGTGTGCAAATCGTACGCCCTGGAATGGGTCGAACGGCAAAAGGTTCAGTTCAAGCGGCTCGGCGTGCTCGGCGACTGGGAGCGGCCTTACCTGACGCTCGATCCGAAATACGAAGCGCGGCAAATCCGGGTGTTCGGCGAAATGGCGCGCAAAGGCTACATTTACCGCGGGCTGAAGCCGGTCTACTGGTCGCCGTCTTCGGAAAGCGCGCTCGCGGAAGCCGAGATCGAGTACCGCGACAAGGAATCGCCGTCGATCTACGTCGTCTTTCCGGTCAAAGACGGCAAGGGCGTTCTGCCCGACGACGCCGGCGTCGTGATCTGGACGACGACGCCGTGGACGCTGCCGGCCAATCTCGGCATCAGCGTCCATCCCGATTACGATTACGCCGTGGTCGAAGCAGGCGGCCGCCTCTACGTCGTCGCCGAGGAGCGGCTGCGGGCGGTCGCGGAAGCCGTGGGATGGGGCGAAGGGCAATTCCGCGTCGTCGCGAAACGGCGCGGCGCGGAGCTGGACCGCGTCGTCTGCCGGCATCCGTTTTACGACCGCGATTCGCTCGTTATGGTCGGCGACCACGTGACGATGGACGCCGGCACGGGGTGCGTCCACACCGCGCCGGGTCACGGCGAGGAAGACTTTCTGATCGGCCAGCGCTACGGCCTGGGCGTGCTCTGTCCCGTCGACGAACAGGGACGGATGACGGCGGAGGCGCCCGGGTTCGAGGGCCTGTTTTATGAAAAGGCGAACGGTCCGATCATCGAGCGGCTGGCCGCCGAAGGCCTGTTGTTGGCGCGCGGCACGATCCGCCACCAGTATCCGCACGACTGGCGAACGAAAAAGCCGGTTATTTTCCGCGCAACCGAACAATGGTTCGCCTCGGTCGAGGCTTTTCGCTCGGCGATGCTCGAAGAAATCCGCCGCATCCGCTGGACGCCGGAATGGGGCGAAATCCGGATGCACAACATGATCGCCGAGCGCGGCGACTGGTGCATTTCGCGCCAGCGCGCCTGGGGGGTGCCGATTCCGATCGTCTATTGCCTCGGCTGCGGCCGGCCGCTCGTCAGCCGGGACGTGATCGAACACGTCGCGGCGATCGTCGAGCGGGAAGGATCGAACGCCTGGTTCGAACGGCCGGAAAGCGAGCTCGTCCCTCCGGGAACGAGCTGTCCGCATTGCGGCGGCACGGCGTTCCGCAAGGAAACAGACATTATGGACGTCTGGTTCGATTCCGGCTCGAGCCATTACGCCGTGCTCGACGGACGCGACGATTTGAAATGGCCGGCCGATCTGTATCTGGAAGGTTCCGACCAATACCGCGGCTGGTTCAACTCGTCGCTGATCACGGCCGTCGCGGTCAAGGGCCGTGCGCCGTACGAGGGCATTCTCAGCCACGGCTTCACGCTCGACGGTGAAGGGCGGAAAATGTCCAAGTCGCTCGGCAATACCGTCGATCCGAACGAGGTGTGCGGCAAGCTCGGCGCGGACATTTTGCGGCTGTGGGTCGCTTCGGTCGATTACCGTTCGGACGTCCGCATCTCCAACGACATTTTGGCGCAAATTACGGAAGTGTATCGGAAAATCCGCAACACGCTGCGGTTTTTCCTCGCAAATCTCGGCGATTTCAACCCGCGGCGCGACCGGTTGCCGTACGGCGATTTACCGGAGCTCGACCGGTTCGCCCTGGCGCGGCTCGCCCGGGTCATCGAGCGGGTGCTGACGGCGTACGACCGCTACGAGTTCCATCTCGTCTACCAGACGATTCATCATTTTTGCGCGGTCGACATGAGTTCGTTTTATCTCGACGTCGCCAAGGACCGGTTGTACGTCAGCCTGCCGTCGGATCCGGCCCGGCGGGCGTGCCAGACCGTTCTTTATGAGGCGCTTGTCGCTGTTACGAAGTTGATCGCACCGATTTTACCGCATACGGCGGAAGAAGTATGGAAATATGTTCCGGAGGCGGACGCCGAAAGCGTGCATTTGACGCTGTTTCCCTCCGCACGCCCGGAATGGACGGACGATGCGCTTGAACGGCGTTGGGAAGCGTTTCTCGACGTCCGCGACGAAATTTACAAGGCGCTGGAGGCGGCGCGAAAGGCGAAGACGATCGGGCATTCGCTCGGCGCGCGCGTCGATCTGTATCCCGAACGCGGCGTCGCGGAGCTATTGGCTTCGTTCGATCGTCTGGACCAGCTTTTGATCGTCTCTCGTGTCGTGCTGCACGGTCCGGACGAGCCGATTCCGCAGGAGGCTGAGCGGCTGCGCGGAATTGCCGTCGCCGTCCGGCCCGCCGAGGGCGAAAAGTGCGCACGCTGCTGGGTCGTGACGCCCGACGTCGGGCGAGATCCGGCTCATCCCGATCTTTGTCCGCGGTGCGCGGCGATCGTGTCCGCCTTCGTCTGA
- a CDS encoding cell division protein SepF, translating to MGWISRFMNLVGIYDENDLDERERGGTDAEEPELSATEWRRTSRGHIVSIHAQKNVRVILSEPRSYDEVQEIADHLRFRRPVVVNLQRVRPDQAVRIVDFLSGTVYALNGGISKIGPNIFLCTPDTVEIQGAITEMLDEEPEYDRSR from the coding sequence GTGGGATGGATCAGCCGTTTCATGAATCTAGTGGGCATCTATGACGAGAACGACCTGGACGAGCGCGAACGCGGGGGGACGGACGCCGAAGAGCCGGAACTCTCCGCGACGGAATGGCGGCGGACGTCGCGCGGGCATATCGTCAGCATACACGCGCAGAAAAACGTCCGCGTCATCCTGAGCGAACCGCGGTCGTACGACGAAGTGCAGGAAATTGCGGACCACTTGCGCTTCCGCCGACCGGTCGTCGTCAATCTTCAGCGCGTCAGGCCCGATCAAGCCGTCCGCATCGTTGATTTTTTGAGCGGAACGGTATATGCTTTGAACGGCGGCATTTCGAAGATCGGCCCGAACATTTTTCTCTGCACGCCGGACACGGTCGAAATCCAGGGGGCGATCACGGAAATGCTCGACGAAGAGCCGGAGTACGACAGATCGAGGTGA
- a CDS encoding RNA pseudouridine synthase has translation MRAESDFRPDPTESDADGDVVFPDDGEVEPVVWTADEAGSGERLDRLLAERVCAGVSRSRIQQWIRDGRVLVNGAVVKPNYRVAAGDAIEIAPPPPEPTDIRPEPIPLDIVYEDEDVVVVDKPRGLVVHPAPGHMSGTLVNALVYHCKDLAGVGDALRPGLVHRLDKDTSGLLVVAKNDRAYASLVAQWKARTIARRYVALVEGVVAHDVGTIDAPVGRDPRDRLRFAVTKGGKPAVTHFRVAERFRAHTMLELRLETGRTHQIRVHLKYIGHPVVGDPLYGRPGRWPIAGQALHAAELGFDHPRDGRRMTFVAPLPDDMRRLVEAMRSEF, from the coding sequence ATGAGGGCGGAATCCGATTTTCGCCCGGATCCGACGGAATCGGATGCTGACGGGGACGTCGTATTTCCGGACGACGGGGAAGTGGAACCGGTCGTCTGGACGGCGGACGAAGCCGGTTCGGGCGAGCGTCTCGACAGACTGTTGGCCGAGCGTGTGTGCGCGGGTGTATCGCGCAGCCGGATCCAACAGTGGATACGCGACGGCCGCGTTCTGGTCAACGGTGCGGTCGTTAAGCCGAACTACCGGGTCGCCGCGGGCGATGCGATCGAAATCGCGCCGCCGCCCCCGGAACCGACGGACATCCGACCCGAGCCGATTCCGCTCGACATCGTCTACGAAGACGAGGACGTCGTGGTCGTCGACAAACCGCGCGGGCTCGTCGTTCATCCGGCGCCGGGGCATATGAGCGGCACGCTGGTCAACGCACTGGTGTACCATTGCAAGGATTTGGCCGGCGTCGGAGATGCGCTGCGGCCCGGCCTCGTCCACCGGCTGGACAAGGACACGTCCGGTCTGCTCGTCGTCGCCAAAAACGACCGTGCCTACGCGTCGCTCGTCGCCCAGTGGAAAGCGCGGACGATCGCACGCCGGTACGTCGCGTTGGTCGAAGGCGTCGTCGCACACGATGTCGGTACGATCGACGCGCCGGTCGGGCGCGATCCGCGCGACCGGCTCCGGTTTGCGGTGACGAAGGGCGGGAAGCCAGCTGTGACCCATTTCCGTGTGGCGGAGCGGTTTCGCGCCCACACGATGCTGGAATTGCGGCTGGAGACCGGGCGTACCCACCAGATTCGGGTTCATCTGAAGTATATCGGCCATCCGGTCGTCGGCGATCCGCTGTACGGCCGACCCGGACGGTGGCCGATCGCCGGGCAGGCACTGCACGCGGCGGAACTCGGTTTCGACCATCCGCGCGACGGGCGCCGAATGACGTTCGTCGCGCCGCTGCCGGACGACATGCGGCGTCTCGTCGAGGCGATGCGGTCGGAGTTTTAA
- a CDS encoding septum formation initiator — protein MPLTPLDIQNKEFSRRLRGYDEDEVDDFLNQIIKDYEMLIRENKELQNQVAMLQERLNHFANLEETLSKTIIVAQEAADELKANAKKEAQLILKEAEKNADRIINESLAKSRKIALEIEELKKQAAIFRVRFKALLDAQAELLNSESWEELENFKLTGEAAAALNRE, from the coding sequence ATGCCGCTGACGCCGCTTGATATTCAGAACAAGGAGTTCAGCCGACGTCTTCGCGGATACGACGAGGACGAAGTCGACGATTTTCTCAACCAGATCATTAAAGATTACGAAATGCTCATCCGCGAAAACAAGGAACTGCAGAACCAGGTCGCCATGCTGCAGGAGCGTCTGAATCATTTCGCCAACCTGGAGGAGACGCTCAGCAAGACGATTATCGTCGCACAGGAGGCGGCGGACGAGCTGAAGGCCAACGCCAAGAAAGAGGCGCAGCTTATCCTGAAGGAAGCGGAGAAAAACGCCGATCGCATCATCAACGAGTCGTTGGCGAAGTCGCGCAAAATCGCGCTCGAAATTGAGGAATTGAAAAAACAGGCCGCCATTTTCCGCGTCCGTTTCAAAGCGTTGCTCGACGCACAGGCCGAACTGCTGAACAGCGAAAGCTGGGAAGAGCTCGAAAATTTCAAGCTGACCGGCGAGGCGGCCGCTGCGCTCAATCGGGAATAA
- a CDS encoding O-acetylhomoserine aminocarboxypropyltransferase (catalyzes the formation of L-methionine and acetate from O-acetyl-L-homoserine and methanethiol) has translation MTEQQRSYRLETLAVHGGQELDPATLSRAVPIYQTTSYGFRSTEHAANLFALREFGNIYTRLMNPTNDVFEKRMAALEGGVGALATSSGQAAITFAVLNIAGAGDEIVSASSLYGGTYNLFNITLPKIGIRVRFVDPSDPEHFRKAITDRTKALYLESVGNPKLDVPDIAAIADVAHEHGIPLIVDNTLPSPYLLRPIEHGADIVVHSATKFIGGHGTSIGGVIVDGGRFDWKASGKFPGFTEPDPSYHGLVYWDAFGPLSFIVKARVQLARDIGACLSPFNAFLFLQGLETLHLRMQRHSENALAVAKFLKSHPAVEWVRYPGLEDDPSYEMARKYMPKGQGAILTFGIRGGYEAGRRLIDSVKLFSHLANVGDSKSLIIHPASTTHSQLEGEELLSTGVTPEMVRLSVGTEAIEDILEDLDQAIRASQR, from the coding sequence TTGACTGAACAGCAGCGTTCGTACCGTCTCGAAACGTTGGCCGTCCACGGCGGTCAAGAGCTCGACCCGGCGACGCTTTCGCGCGCGGTGCCGATTTACCAGACGACTTCGTATGGGTTTCGCAGCACGGAGCACGCCGCGAATCTGTTCGCGTTGAGAGAGTTCGGCAACATCTACACGCGCCTGATGAACCCGACGAACGACGTGTTCGAGAAACGGATGGCCGCCCTCGAAGGCGGCGTCGGAGCGCTCGCGACGTCGTCCGGCCAGGCGGCGATCACGTTCGCCGTGCTGAACATCGCGGGGGCGGGAGACGAGATCGTCTCGGCGTCGAGTCTCTACGGCGGTACCTACAACCTGTTCAACATCACGCTGCCGAAAATCGGCATTCGCGTCCGCTTCGTCGATCCGTCCGACCCGGAGCATTTCCGCAAGGCGATCACGGACCGGACCAAGGCGCTGTATCTCGAATCCGTCGGCAATCCGAAGCTCGACGTGCCCGACATCGCGGCGATCGCCGACGTGGCGCACGAGCACGGCATTCCGCTGATCGTCGACAACACGCTTCCGAGCCCGTATCTGCTCCGGCCGATCGAGCACGGCGCCGACATCGTCGTTCATTCGGCGACCAAGTTCATCGGCGGTCACGGGACGTCGATCGGCGGCGTCATCGTCGACGGCGGCCGGTTCGACTGGAAAGCGAGCGGGAAGTTTCCCGGTTTTACGGAGCCGGACCCGAGCTATCACGGGCTTGTCTATTGGGATGCGTTCGGGCCGCTGTCGTTCATCGTCAAGGCGCGGGTACAGCTGGCGCGCGACATCGGCGCTTGCTTGTCGCCGTTCAACGCGTTTTTGTTTTTGCAGGGGCTGGAGACACTGCACCTGCGCATGCAGCGGCACAGCGAGAATGCGTTGGCGGTCGCCAAGTTCCTGAAAAGCCATCCGGCGGTCGAGTGGGTAAGATATCCCGGGTTGGAAGACGATCCTTCGTACGAAATGGCGCGAAAATATATGCCGAAAGGGCAGGGGGCGATTCTGACCTTCGGCATCAGAGGCGGGTATGAAGCCGGCCGGCGGCTGATCGACAGCGTCAAACTGTTTTCGCATCTGGCGAACGTCGGCGACAGCAAGTCGCTCATCATTCATCCGGCCAGCACGACGCACAGCCAACTGGAGGGAGAGGAGCTTTTGTCGACGGGCGTCACGCCGGAGATGGTCCGACTGTCGGTCGGCACCGAGGCGATCGAGGATATTCTGGAAGATCTCGATCAGGCGATCCGCGCAAGCCAAAGGTGA
- a CDS encoding YggS family pyridoxal phosphate enzyme: protein MNAHVEIAELQTRLEGVEERIASACRRAGRDRSEVSIVAVTKNVSAETVRALLELGVRHIGENRWQQARPKWEAIGREAVWHFIGHLQTNKVKDVVGRFAYVHSLDRLSLAEELERRARAAGTEVFCFIQVNVSGEPTKHGLAPAEVEPFCRRIAAFPHLKPIGLMTMAPAVADAEEARPVFRRLRELRDELNACGVLPQPLRELSMGMSNDFEVAVEEGATWVRLGTVLVGRSSTLEPVSSESGRE from the coding sequence ATGAATGCGCACGTCGAGATCGCCGAGCTTCAAACACGGCTCGAAGGCGTGGAGGAGCGGATCGCGTCCGCCTGCCGTCGGGCGGGCCGCGACCGGTCGGAAGTCTCGATCGTCGCCGTGACGAAAAACGTTTCGGCGGAAACCGTGCGCGCTCTTCTCGAACTCGGCGTCCGGCACATCGGCGAGAACCGCTGGCAGCAGGCGCGTCCGAAATGGGAGGCGATCGGACGGGAAGCGGTGTGGCATTTCATCGGCCATTTGCAAACGAACAAGGTCAAGGACGTCGTCGGCCGCTTCGCTTACGTGCATTCGCTGGACAGGCTGTCGCTGGCGGAGGAGCTTGAGCGGCGCGCGCGTGCGGCGGGAACGGAAGTGTTCTGTTTCATTCAAGTCAACGTCTCGGGAGAGCCGACGAAGCACGGCTTGGCGCCGGCGGAGGTGGAGCCTTTTTGCCGCCGGATCGCTGCGTTTCCGCATTTGAAACCGATCGGGTTGATGACGATGGCGCCGGCGGTCGCGGACGCGGAGGAGGCGCGACCGGTTTTTCGGAGGCTTCGCGAATTGCGCGACGAGCTTAACGCATGCGGGGTGTTGCCGCAGCCGCTTCGAGAATTGTCGATGGGCATGTCGAACGATTTTGAGGTCGCCGTGGAGGAAGGGGCGACGTGGGTACGGCTCGGCACCGTCTTGGTCGGGCGGTCGTCGACGCTGGAGCCGGTATCCAGCGAATCCGGGAGGGAATGA